GAGTTCAGCGAGTTAATGCTCAAAGAAGCTAAAGTTGCCGTCGTTCCGGGTTCGGCCTTCGGAAAGGCCGGTGAGGGCTACATCAGGATAAGCTATGCAACGGCCTACGAGAAGCTCGAGGAAGCTATGGACAGAATGGAGAAAGTTTTAAAGGAGAAAAAGTTGGTCTGAGTTATAGTTCCCCGAGCTCCACGTTTTCCACCTTTTTTGTCGCCTCATTGAGCTCGATAACGGCGTAGTAACCCCTGAAAAGCGGGCCGGGATTAACGATGACTGTTTTTCCGACCCTGTCAACGCTCCTGGCTTCGTGTATATGCCCGGTGACGACGAGGGGTGGCTGGTTCCTCTCAATGAACTCCCTCAGAGCTTTGCTTCCAACGTGGAGGCCCGAATGAATTCTATCAGCTTTGGTTTCCCTCGGAGGAACGTGAGAGAGAATAACATCTCCGGGGCGGTAGTTCCGCTCAAGGATTTTCATAATTTCGTCCTCGGTGAGTTCCCAAACAGTGTTGAACGGGGTTATGTTGGAGCCCCCAATGCCGATGAAGCCGACGCCGTTGATTTCAACCCTCTTGTCGTGAAGGCCGATGCCGAGTTCATCGAGCAGTTGGGGGACGTCTCTGCCGTCGCAGTTGCCGTGAACTGCAAGAATTGGGATTTCCAACCTTAATAGCGGTTTGAGGACTTCTTTAGCTGTTTCAATTCCTGAAAAGTGTGTTATATCACCAGCAACAAGAAGAACGTCGAAATTCGAATGTGAAACCAAACTAGTAAACTTTTCAACCCACATTCTGT
This DNA window, taken from Thermococcus sp., encodes the following:
- a CDS encoding aminotransferase class I/II-fold pyridoxal phosphate-dependent enzyme, whose protein sequence is RRNLVWKRLNEMGLPTVKPKGAFYIFPRIKDTGLTDKEFSELMLKEAKVAVVPGSAFGKAGEGYIRISYATAYEKLEEAMDRMEKVLKEKKLV
- a CDS encoding metallophosphoesterase; this translates as MRIVAVTDIHGNRMWVEKFTSLVSHSNFDVLLVAGDITHFSGIETAKEVLKPLLRLEIPILAVHGNCDGRDVPQLLDELGIGLHDKRVEINGVGFIGIGGSNITPFNTVWELTEDEIMKILERNYRPGDVILSHVPPRETKADRIHSGLHVGSKALREFIERNQPPLVVTGHIHEARSVDRVGKTVIVNPGPLFRGYYAVIELNEATKKVENVELGEL